In the Prionailurus viverrinus isolate Anna chromosome A3, UM_Priviv_1.0, whole genome shotgun sequence genome, CCATCGTGCTAGCCCGGGGTAACAACATCAAGCAGTTGATTCAAGGAGGGATGTTTTAAATGTAGGGCATAGGTTTTCTGGAGTGCCTGCGTTGTGCCATCCCAAGCGGAGGGCGATACCACCTTGAGCCTCAAGAGCCTTTTTATCCTGGCAACTCTATGAATTCACAAAACGCATATGACTGTCATTGCAGAGCTACCACTCCGGGCGCCAAGATCAGCAAGTAGCTCCTCATAGGAGATGTGCAGTACAGGCAGCATCATACCACCAGGGGGCGCTGCCCAGCTggtctctctcccccatttctcAAGGAGGCTGATGGGAGGCAGAATGAGGAGCCCTGGATGCAGGTTTGCCCTTAGGCTGCGGTCCACGGGCAGCTAGTCTGCACCTTGAAGATCTGCCACCTGGTGGGCTGGGAATAGCAATAACAGGGACTCTTCACGTCACTTGGGTCCTTCACAGTTTGCCTCCCGTTCCTGTACATGCATTCTATCTTATAACTAAGGGGATAAACCCCAGATAAtgaactaaggctcagagaggtaaagtggctgcttaaggccacacagctggtaaatggcaaAGCAAAGATCCCTCCTAGGCTTGCCTGCTGCCAACCCCGGGGCCCCAGTGTCTGACCAGAGGAGAGGCAGCATGgtgagggggcaggagggtgtCCTGGGAGACTGGAGCCAGGTCTGAGTCTTTCCCTTCCCATTCCTATccattcccttcccctcttcccacacTGTGGGATTTCAACAAACTGCTCTATTTTGGGGAAAGATGGCAAGGGGCTCAGGCAGCACAATACTGAGAGCCCTCGATGCTCAGCCAAGATATGTGCTTTTCCTGGAGTGCAGCCTGGGCTCCCTAGGGATGATTTTCAGTCCTGCCAGAGACTTCCACACTAGCCACCCCAACTAGCCATCAACACTGCAGCCTGCAACTGCACCCCTAGTCTGGGGGCAGATGCCAGGATGCAAGGAGCCAAGGCAGCGTGCTAACAGAGGATGCCTGAGGCCACCATTCACTCTACATCATCACTATGCTCCATGCTGTACATGCAGCCTCATGACAGCCCTGTGAGGCACAAtattatgatctccattttacaggtgaggaaactgaggctcagagagtacCTGAGCAACTCTGGAGAGGGGGACCTGGCTTTCCTCCCATCTCTGCCACTGACTGACTAGATGCACCAGGAGTGGGCAAACACGGATCTTAGCCTCTGCTTGGGTTCTGGAGAAGGTGAAGAAGGGCATAAGGGCTGGTTGTCCTTCAGCAAAGGTTTCCTGAGCACCAACTCTTGGAGATAGGGAGGAAGGAGCCCGCAGGCTTCCAGGAGCTCATAAACCTAGGGAGTCAGCCAGGTCCTCAGTGAAGGATAAATTGCACCCATACCTGTGAGTGAGTATGTGCAGAGGACAGCAAGAGTGAGACAGGGGGCTCTGGTGGTCAGCCAAGGTTTACAGGAGGAGGGGGGACTGGAGCCAGTCATCAAAGGGTGAAGATGAACATGCTTTGATGCAGGGAGATGTGGGAGATCTATGAGCGAAAGTCAGGGCATTAGGGTcgtgggctggggcaggggaacaGCAGGTGAATGACGGCTCCTCTCTGGGGCACCCTCTTGGTCTTAGGAGAGAGATAAGGTGCAGGAAGACTCTGGGTGTCCATGAAGGGGGGTGCCCCAGGGAGCACATGCCTTATGGAGACCCATCTCAGTGGGAAGAAAAGTAGTTTGGGATTTGCTGTAGTCAGAAAATTTCATGCCTCCgtgtatgtgaatgtgtatgtgtgagtgtatcTTTGAAGCCCTATGTCAAAGTAGTTTTGCCTCCGCaatctcttttccctttcccaaCTACCCTGAGAGGTTGGCTGGACAGAAATATCATCCTCAGGGACAGAGGAGCGAAAAGAACCCCAGTGGGATGATGTCTGGCCCACGGTCAGGGGGCTCAGTAGTTGAAAAGCCAAGGTCTATCATGGATGGGCTCCTGGCCCCAGCTCTATGCTTCTGCCCCAAAACTTTTGCCTAGACTGCTCTCCTATCTCCCAGGACCCTGCATGCCACAGGCCACCAAGCCACCTGCCTCCTCCTGCATTTTTACAGGAAAACCCCCAACCTGGTCTGGTAGGTATGGGGGCAGGAGTGAAGGAATGAAACCAGAAGATGAGGTGCAGTGGCTGCAGAGGCCAGAGCCCAAGACCAGGGTTGAAGGTCCATCTTCTCCCAAACTGTTTAAAGTGCCCACCACTGCCTTAAGGAGGAACTGCCATAAGAAAGGACCTGGGATGGGTAAAGCCCTGTGCTGGTCCTCCAGGGCAGACTTGGAGAAATGGTCCCCCTAGCTTGACCTCTCCTTTCCAAATCTCCAGTGGGATGGCACTGAGGACTGAAGGTCTGGGGTGAGCAGGGAGTCAACTTCTGCTTCCTGCCAGTAACTGTGGGCACTTGCAAAGCTCTCCCTTAGTGCCAGACACTGCTCTGAGTGCTGCACACACATTCTCAATCTTCACAACCACCTCGGCAGGAAGGTAtaattattacctccattttacagggaggcatagagaggttcagtgacttgcctaagatcactGTTTGTAAGTGGAAGAactggggttcaaacccaggaaaTCCGCCTCTAGGAGCTACTCTGCCCCTGTTATTAATAACAATTATAAGCAAAGCCACCATTTGACTAGTACCTCCGGTGTGCCTGGGGCTCAGCGCCTCACAGCAAGGCTGGGACTTGGGCACTGATGGCCTGCACAtttctcatttcatagatgaataAATCCGGGCTTAGCAGGCGGCCTAGCGGGAGGCGACTTCACAACCTCACAGATGCTAGGTCCACCTAAATCCGAAGTGTCCATTCTACTCAGCCTCTTTGGGGGCGTCTTTGACTCCCTGTGTGACACTGGGAAAGCACATTTCttttcagagcctcagtttccctatcgcTTAGGTCTTCTATTCCTGGCCTCCCTGCTCCAGCAAGTGCCAGAGTGGGTGGGGTTGCGGTGCTGTGGGAGTGAGGGTCTCAACTGCTCAGGAccttttccttcccccaccttgtgctccccctccccccacaacgtCCCTCGCAGAAGTTGCCGATccgtttttgcttttttttttttctccaatggtGAGTTGGGACGGAGAGCTGCTGGGTGCAGAAGGTCGCTGGTGCATCACCCAGAGGTCAGCTAGCCCGGGTAGAGAAGGCCCAGCTCAGATTTGGGGAAGGGCCCAAGGGCCCAGAAGCCACGTGCTCCGGGCAGTTCTGCTGGGAGCAGACCGTCCTCTGGGGAAAGAGAAGCGCCCCGGACttgaggagggggcggggagggggagcctGAGGAGGCAGGTTCTGGACagaagggatgggggtggggggaggtagagAGGACGCGGACAAAGGAGGCGGCCGGCAGCCCAGCTGTTTTGAAAAATGCTTCCTGTTTCTTTAAAGGCGCTCGTGGCTCGGGCGGCCGGGGctggggaggcggcggcggcgggagctgCCTCCTCTCCGGGCGGCGGCGCTGACTGATCTCGCGAACTGGGCTTCTGTGTAAACTGAGGCTAAACAAACACAGATGGAGCGCAGCGGGCGTTCTCCAGAAATGCTGGCAAGGCGGCAGCGACTTCAGATGACACTCTGAGCGCTCCGGGAACGGACAGCCCGGCGGCTTCGCGGAGCCGGCGGCGCAGCTGCCCCgggcgagggggagagagggagggaggagggcgggcgCGAGAAGGGGGAGAGCCCGAGACTCCCAGGCGCTGAGCGCGGCGGCGGCCCGGGCAGAGCCGGCGCGCAGCGTGCAGAGCGAGCGCGGCGGGCGCGCGGCCCGGGCAGCCCCACGCCCCTGCCTCTCGCGCTGCCCGCGCCATGAAGCACATCCCGGTTCTCGAGGACGGGCCGTGGAAGACCGTGTGCGTGAAGGAGCTGAACGGCCTCAAGAAGCTCAAGCGGAAAGGCAAGGAGCCGGCGCGGCGCGCGAACGGCTATAAAACTTTCCGATTGGACTTGGAAGCGCCCGAGCACGGCGCCACCGCCACCAACGGGCTGCGCGACAGGACCCAGAGGCTGCAGCCGGTCGCGGCCCCGGTGCCAGCCCCGGCGGCGCCGGCGGTTCCCTCAGGTGGGGGTGCGGACCCAGCCGGGGAGCGCCGGGGCGCCCGAGCGCCGGAGGTCTCGGACGCGCGGAAACGCGGCTTCGCCTTGGGCGCAGTGGGGCCGGGACTCcccacgccgccgccgccgccaccgccgccggtTCCAGCGTCCCAGGGCCAAGTACCTGGGGGTCCCGAGGCGCAGCCTTTCCGGGAACCCGGCCTGCGTCCCCGCATCTTGCTGTGCGCACCGCCTGCACGCCCCACGCCGTCGGCGCCCCCTGCGCCCCCGGAGTCTTCAGTGCGCCCGGCGCCCCCCACGCGCCCCGGGGAAAGTTCTTACTCGTCAATTTCACACGTAATTTACAATAACCACCCGGATTCCTCCGCATCGCCTAGGAAACGGCCGGGCGAAGCGACCACCGCCGCTTCGGAGATCAAAGCCCTGCAGCAGACCCGGAGGCTCCTAGCGAACGCCAGGGAGCGGACGCGGGTGCACACGATCAGCGCAGCCTTCGAGGCGCTCAGGAAGCAGGTACCAGCTCCCAGCCGCACACCCTCACTGCGCCCGAGGGATGGTTGCGggagtgggtgggtgagtggCGGGGGGATTTTCGGGCAGATGAAGGTGTGTGTGAGGCGCATATTGTTCCCGCCCGGTCGGCCCAGGGCCCAGACACATTTGAACCCTTCTAGGGCAGTAACCTTTGTCACAGCGTTGGTACGGATCTTCGCTTGCAAAGTGAGGGCAAAGGTTCGAGATCTCTGGCCAGGCACGCCCCGgttcttcccccagccccccagggtGACCCTGTCtgcgcgtctgacttcagccctcaTAGTTCACTTTTATGGCAGCGAGTTATTTGTCTCCCCGGGTCCCTTGGGCGCggtggggagtggagagagggaaTGTGGGAATCTGTCTCCAGCGAGGAAGAGTGGGGAAGACCCTTTCCCTTCGGGCATTTAGTGTGGTCTGGGTCTTGGAAGGCCCAGATGCTGCGGAGGGGTGGACCTAGTTTTGCTAGCCCCTCTTCAGCCCCTACGTCCCAAAAGAGATACCCCTACACTCTGGCTGCTTCGGGGTTCTGCACCCTTTTCCCTGGTATCCTTAAGGATCTGGGTTACAAGCCTGCGTCCCCTCCCCAGGGGGCAGCCTCAGGAATTGGCTGTTGAGAGCCTTCCTAGGGGACGCCCTCCGCTGCTCCCTTTCACCTCACCGTGAAGCAGGTAGGTCTACTGAGGGGACCGGATGGTTAGGGGATCTTCAGAGCCTAGTTCTGAGGTGGGTCAGGGGCTTCTCAGTTTGGGGCTGGTGGGTGCTGCCCTTACCAGCGTCCTCTGGGGGGGATGAGTGATGAAGAACATTTGTTAGAGAATTACCCTTAGAGGGGAGGGGCAGTTTTGCAATTACACTTTAAACAAGACTGGGACTGCCCTGGGGTTCTAGACTTCTCATTTTCTTAGAAAGAAGGGAGATCTTAGAAGAGGGTAGTAAGTGCCCCCTGCCCCTagcccccagccccacagggCATGGGGAAGGATTAGGGGTGGATGGGACTGGTTTAGATGTTCAGGTTTTTTGCTTACTCTATAGCTGATTTCTTGTGTGACTCCAAGAAAGTAACTCAGCCTCTCTCTTTAGCCAACAACAAAGCGTCTTAGAAAACATGATCTTCTTTCTGGATCccactctcttcttcctcctgcgGGCGGAGTAGACAGGGACATGTGTCCATCCATTGGAAGGGAATTGAGCTCCTGGGAGAAAAGAGGCTCTACGACTTAAGCCAAAGTGTCTTGCTTGGGCTTGGGTAAGATGCTTGGTCAGTGAGGTGGCCAGCCACACGGGTTGGGACCCTGGGCAGTGGGCCCAGTGGAACATTCAGGCTTATTCTTGGACAGCAGCTCTGTGTCTGAAtgcctggggagggtggcagcCTGTAGAGTGTCCTACAACCCACCCCAAGGATGGAAGGATGACAGAAGGGCAGAAAGATGCCTGTCCACTTGCTCCCCTTGCAACTAGGGAAACCTCCCAGACTGGGGCGGCCACGTGCTTAGAGCATCACAGCCGGTGAGTAGCAGGGCAGGGCTGTCACCTAGGTCCCTTTGGCTGCCAGTTCAAGGCCCCTTTTGCCTCGTTCACTTCTGAGAAAGTATTCATGGTCTCTGTGTACTCAACTACATCTCATTCACTCAGTGGCTTTAACTTCTTTCAATAATATTCCATCTTGTTTGATCTTAACATCCTGGCAGGTTGAATTAGCCCATTCAATGGAAtggaaaactgaggcctagagaaggaaggaaggagacttgtccaagatcacctAGTGGGTAAAGGCAGATGGCAGCAGTTTCTGGAATGACTGCCTGGCCAAATGCTTTCCACCGTGCCATCTTTGTATCAATGTCATGTTTATTAACAATCAGAAGCTGGTTCACACATGGCTGAGTCAGAGATGAGATTATTTAAGTCCTGGTCCCTTTTTGCTTCTACCCTTCTTGTGGAGAAGTTCTACATAAAAAGGACAGATTCAGGGACATACCTATGGCTATGTCATGATCATTACACGTGCCTAAGAGCACACACAAATATACGGCCACAGAGGTGCCTGCTCCTGTTCGTTCTCTCCTTGCTCAGACcattctgtcccttccccagaaTGCTGCTGGGCCATAGGGGGCATCTGCCTATTGTCTGGGAGGAAAGGAAATATGGCAAGGGCACTCATGGTCTCAGAGCCAGGGGCTGAGGCCACACCCACCATGGCATCCATCTGATGGAGAAAGTCCTGTGTCCCGAAGGAACTCCttcctcctctgggcctcagtccccCACCTGTAAAAGGTGCACACATCCACATCCCAATCCAGATACTCCAGTCCACACAAGCTGTCGCTCTGGTTTGACTGTTTGAAATGGGCCCTTGgcaaaggagggaaaggaaggaggatgGTTTTGCCTGAACGGAGGGCTTGGCCATCATAGCACCGAGATCAGTTCTGGGACTGCGGCTCTAATCTGGGCTCTTGTTTCCCTGAGCAGCTTCTTGGTATGGCTAAAAGAGCACTGGATGAGGAGTTCAGAGGCCTCCTCTGGGTTTGAATCATGCCTCTGCTGCATGCTTTCTGTGTGATCATGGAAAGTCACTTCCCCTCCCTGGGCTTTAGTCGCTAAAGCTGGAAAATGGTGATAAGGCTCCCCCAACACCTCCCCATAGCTTCTTTGCAAAGagcaaatgaagaaaggaatgGGGCTGTAGGAGGAATGAACAATCCTTGAGCATTTATAGTGTCCTCAGTGCCAAGCAAAGCCTTGAGAAATAAGTGgaaataaatattctataatcattttattttatttaaaatttttaatgtttattcatttttgagagagagagagagagagagagagagagagagactgagagtgtgagtgggggaggggcagagagagagagggagacacagaatctgaagcaggctccaggctctgagctgtcagcacagagcctgatgtggggctcgaactcacaaaaccacgggatcatgacctgagccgaagtcagacacttaacccactgagccacccggatacccctataatcattttaataacaATGATAGAAGCTACCATTTATCAGATGTTTGCTTTGGGTAGAGCACCAGGCTAAGCATATTATGTGTGTTAGTTCGTTTAATGAAATAAGTATATTATcctctccccatttcacaggtagtgaaactgaggttcagagagcttaTGTGAGTTGGCAGAGGTCGCAGCCTTTTGCCACCACGTGGGGCCTTGCGGGTTTTGTACTGCACATCTCCTTGGCGAACAGTCTttagatttgtgtgtgttggTGCCTTCTTGGTGCATGGTGTAGGCACAGCCTGTGTCGCTGTGTTCCACTGTCACTGTAGGGCCGGGATTCAGATCAGAGTCAGTGAGTCACTCCAGTGACCAGGCTTTTAAGAGCTCTGCTTCTCGGGCTTTTGAATGCCCCGGAGCTGTCCACCCTCAGCACCAGGAAGCCTCCTGTTTGGTCCAACACACTCTGCTCTTAACCAGaaggggaagtgggggcagcTGCTTGGCCAAGGAAGTGCAGGTGGGGAGAGGCCCTCTGGTCTTGGTGGGGGGGTGTGCGGGGCAGATGGTCAGGCCACAGCACATGCCACCAGCCCAGCTGCGTAGGGCCCTCCCTGCCGCCTCATGTGAAGGCCATGTGTGCACAGCTGGGCCTGGCCCGTGTGCAGGGCTGCTCAGGGCCAGGTGGGAGGGGGTCAGAAGGAAAGCCTGGCTTTGCTGGGTGAGTGAGGGGAGAGGCCCGAGTTCTGGCCTCAGCCTCCTGGCAGAACACTGGGACATCTGGTGTGAGTGCAGatttcctctttcccctcaaAAGCCCCTCAGCCTCGATGGAGGAATGGTAACCTGACAGGGCCGAGGcctggggtggtggtgaggagccCTCAGGGCCTGCTGAGGTACCTCTTCATGAGCGGGGGGCCAAGCAAGTTGGGCCTGGGGCCCCTACCCTTCTGTCTCCCAGGGGATCTTCACCGAGTGAACTCAGGGTGGACCATGAGGGGGCATTGGGATGGTGCCCCCAGCCCTATACCTCCCTTAGCCCCTACCCCATAGGATGCCGGGGGCTGTGACCCCACAGCAGCCAGTGCGTACCTCCTCAGGGAATGGGGGGCAGGCCAGCTTTGGGGACTCCATCCACATGGTTGAGGGGTGACAGAGGGCTTTACTCTGCCCCCTCATGACCACAGTCACCAGAGTGGCTGTTTATTGAGCCTCATTGCACTGGGTGAAGTGCCTTACCTGAGCCTGTGTCACATCTCTGCTGTCaccttcccattttacagatgagaacacttacagagaggttaagcaagtGACCAGGACTTGTACCCAGGTCTGTCTTGCCCTGGGGTCATGGCTCTTAACTACTAAGAGCCAGGTTCTCAGGGTCCAGCCTCACGGCTGTGTGGAAAGGGGATTTTCGAGAACCTATTTCGGTAGAACTTGACAAGGACCTCGCACGGCCCTGCACCAAGTGGCTTCACCCCAGGCAGCCAGCACCCACTGAGCGATTAGAGAATAGTTTCAAATGCAGTCAGGGGCTCAGCTGTGTGCCATGACATGGTGATATTGGAGCTCGGTGGGTCCGGGAGTCCCGATGGGCTACCAGGAGGACATCCTGGGCTGGGTCTGAAGAGGGGGAGGGCTTTGAGGACTTTCCCGCATGGGCTGGTAGGTTCTGGACTTTGTTTCTCTGTAGCAACTTCCTATATTTGCCTGCTGGGCTCCCACTGTGAGGTAGTGGGTATTCTGATGATCATTTTgttggtgaggaaactgaggtccttTATGGTTATGGAACTACCTAAGGTCACATTGGATGGCCAGGAATAGAGCCAGGTCCTCAGGCTCCCAGGCCAGTGCCCTTCCCACCATCTCCTGCTTTCCAGAGCCAGGAGAGAGTCTGGCTTGGGGCAGGTGGGATGGAATGTTTGCGGGGGCATAGGGGACCTTGTGAAAATCCCCACCCCTGGTCCTCTGAAGCTTGAAAATCCTGATGGAGTGAGCACGGGGCAGGTCCCTTACTTTGCTGGAAGTTGGGCAATCTGTCAGGAATTGAAGCCAAGTGACCTTGCTGTCTCCTGTGCCCTGTGTCCTCTGACCAGGGTCACAGACAGCTGCTGAGGGGTTCCCCTGCAGGTGGTGGGGTCGCTGGTAATGCACAAAGGCTAAGGTCCCATGGGATTATCAGTCCAGAACTCTCCATCCCCAGCTCAGAAGGGCAGGCTGCCGGTGCCCTGACCTTTGGCTATAAAGGCTCATCCAAATCCTCAAGCAGTTGCTTCCAGCTCATTGGAAGGAGCCCAGCTGAGGCATCAAATGCTTCTCTGTAAAGTGGAAGTGATCATTTCTACCtcactttttaaacataaatataggCATTGTA is a window encoding:
- the ATOH8 gene encoding transcription factor ATOH8; this encodes MKHIPVLEDGPWKTVCVKELNGLKKLKRKGKEPARRANGYKTFRLDLEAPEHGATATNGLRDRTQRLQPVAAPVPAPAAPAVPSGGGADPAGERRGARAPEVSDARKRGFALGAVGPGLPTPPPPPPPPVPASQGQVPGGPEAQPFREPGLRPRILLCAPPARPTPSAPPAPPESSVRPAPPTRPGESSYSSISHVIYNNHPDSSASPRKRPGEATTAASEIKALQQTRRLLANARERTRVHTISAAFEALRKQVPCYSYGQKLSKLAILRIACNYILSLARLADLDYSADHSNLSFSECVQRCTRTLQAEGRAKKRKE